The genomic window ATCGCGCAGCCTTCTTGGGGGCAGTGATTGGATCAATTATTGTAACTATCTTTTGGGTGGCTGCAGGTATGGGGATTGCCTGGGCTTTGGTCACCAATGCGATTTTCTTCCTTGTCTCTATAGTCATTACGAGAGTAAGAGCGGAAGCAGGCGCTCAACATACGATGCGTTTTCTCGACCCGGGAAATGTCGCTCACCTTTTCAATTCGTCTATGTTTGGACCGGCGGCATTGGCTGCGACAGCGTCTAACCACTGGATTTGGCGAGACAATAGAAGCAACATGATGCCAAATCACATGGAAGCTTTTAAGATTGCCAAAGAACAGGGGATGAACCTGCGTTCGCTAGTTGTTCCAATGGTGATTGCGTTGGTGCTGGCTACGGCAGCGGGTTTCGGGTCGATGTTGCACGTGATCTATAAAGAAGGCGCAATGGCAGGTTGTGAACCTACTTTTCCTAAACATGCAGGCGGAGAAGCTTTTCATAATTGGCTTAGCGGCGCTTTGAGTAATGGGTTTCAACCGGATGCAACTCGATGGGGGGTTACCATTTTCAGCGCAGGATTTGTCATCTTCTTGTCATGGCTGCGCGAATGTTATTCCTGGTTTCCATTCCATCCGCTTGGATTCTGTTTGAGCTTCGGTATGGGTTGGCATTGGGTGCCATTCCTGATAGCATGGATCTGCAAGTTTTCAATTCTCAGAATAGGCGGCCTCAATCTTTACCGTCAGGTAATGCCTTTCTTTTTGGGGCTTATTTTAGGTGACTACGTCATGGGCGCCTTCTGGTCCCTAATCGGTGTTATCTATCACTTACCGGCTTATCAGATTTTCCCGTAGTAGGGTAATGTTCAGTTAGTTTGATGTGTCATTGTCATGGGCACGAAAAATCCCTCGCAATGACAACAGAGGATAGTATGCTTAGTGGCTATTGAACAGGCGGCAAATGAGAACGGGACTATAGTTGCGGCGAAGGTATCTTATCGCCGGGCGTTCTTGTTGGGCTTGATTTTGATGCCGATTAACGTGTACTGGGTGATAGCCGCAGAGTTGCGGTTTGATCTGGTGATGTCTCTCAACCCGCTATTTATAACTCCTGTTTTCTATCTCTTTGTTTTATGGTTCGTTAATCTGCTAATCGAGAAGCTATTCCCCAAGTACATTCTGAAACCACATGAGCTGGTTGTTATCTATGTGATGTTAGTAATGTCCTGCACGATAGCTTCTGTGGACTATCTAATCAACCTAATCTCGCTCATGCCATGGCCGCAGCATTTAGCCGAGACTTATCCTGGATTTATAAAACCAGCCTTGCCATATCTCCCAAAATGGCTATTTGTTTGGGATAGGCAGGTCGTTAAGGACTTATTTAGCGGAGATGCGACAGTATTCAGCTACAGGGTGCTTCGGGCATGGCTGCCACCGTTAGGGTTTTGGTTGATATTTATCACTGCATCCTGTTGGATTATGCTTTGCATGACCGTTATGATTCGCAAGGCATGGATGGAGAATGTGAAGCTCTCCTATCCAATTGTAAGATTACCCTTTGCGATGACCGAGCGAAATACTCCAGCTTCGCTTATGCGCTCGCATGTAATGTGGTTTGGGTTTGGGATAGCAGCTTTTCTGGGTATCCTTAAGCAATTGAATCACTGGTACCCCTCAATTGTTAGTATTCAAACAGGATCTCAGTGGATTCCAATCAATACCGCCCCTTGGAGCGCTATGGGGGCAATTCCTGTTTCGTTTTATCCATTTGATATCGGCCTGGCTTATTTAGTCCCTTTGGATGTCTCATTCTCCTGTTGGTTCTTTTATCTATTGTATCGATTTGAAAGTGTGTTATTGTCTGTTGTTGGGCTTGGCTCTGTCAATCACGGCCAATTAGGCATTGAACAGGGATTGGGTGCTTGGTTTTCGTTTGCTTTAGTGCTGATTTGGGGCATTCGAAAGCATCTTCGCCATGTTATTCAGATTGCTGTGCACCCTGATGGATCTGATTCAGGTGAGCCGATGTCCTATCGACTTGCCTTTTTCGGTCTTATTGCTGGAGGAATTGTATTCGTTGGTTTCTGGTGGGCAGCGGGAATGAACCCGCTTTGGTCTTTTTTAATGATGGTCACCTATTTGCTGGTCTCCATCGCTATCACCCGTGTTCGAGCAGAAGCTGGCGCGCAGCATGTTGTTTGGGCAATGAACCCGCTTCGAATTATTCAATTATTTGATTCGAGGTTGTTCTCCCAAGAAACGATTGCAGCCTCAGCAATGAGCCACTGGTATGTTCGTTTCGAACGAAGCCATATGATGCCAAGTCAAATGGAGGCATTCAAACTGGCGGGTGAGCATGGGATGAACATGCGTAAGTTAGTGGCGCCTGTCTTGATTGCGTTAGTGCTTGCAACCATTGTAGGAATGGGTTCGAGCCTTCATGTTTTATTAAAGCATGGAGTTGTCAATGCTCCGGGGTACTATACTGGTGCAGCTAATGAAGGGATTAATTGGTACGCCCGAACAGTGACCGGCGGATACGAAGGGCAAGGCCATGTTGGTGTCGTAGCAGGCGCAGCGGTATTCGTATTCTTTCTGGCATGGCTCAGAGAAAAAGCTGCATGGATGCCTTTTAATCCATTAGGCTATTGTATCGGCTTCGGAATGAACTATCATTGGGTACCCTTTTTGATAGCTTGGCTGATCAAGCTGTTCGTTTTAAGGTTTGGTGGGCTTAAGCTTTTCCGGCAAACTCTCCCTTTCTTCCTGGGATTGGTGCTTGGAGATTATATTACTGGAGCGGTATGGTCACTGGTTGGTTTGCTGACAAACTTGCCGCCGATTAGGATTTTTCTATAGGTATGTCTTAAATGCACTCA from bacterium includes these protein-coding regions:
- a CDS encoding DUF6785 family protein, which translates into the protein MAIEQAANENGTIVAAKVSYRRAFLLGLILMPINVYWVIAAELRFDLVMSLNPLFITPVFYLFVLWFVNLLIEKLFPKYILKPHELVVIYVMLVMSCTIASVDYLINLISLMPWPQHLAETYPGFIKPALPYLPKWLFVWDRQVVKDLFSGDATVFSYRVLRAWLPPLGFWLIFITASCWIMLCMTVMIRKAWMENVKLSYPIVRLPFAMTERNTPASLMRSHVMWFGFGIAAFLGILKQLNHWYPSIVSIQTGSQWIPINTAPWSAMGAIPVSFYPFDIGLAYLVPLDVSFSCWFFYLLYRFESVLLSVVGLGSVNHGQLGIEQGLGAWFSFALVLIWGIRKHLRHVIQIAVHPDGSDSGEPMSYRLAFFGLIAGGIVFVGFWWAAGMNPLWSFLMMVTYLLVSIAITRVRAEAGAQHVVWAMNPLRIIQLFDSRLFSQETIAASAMSHWYVRFERSHMMPSQMEAFKLAGEHGMNMRKLVAPVLIALVLATIVGMGSSLHVLLKHGVVNAPGYYTGAANEGINWYARTVTGGYEGQGHVGVVAGAAVFVFFLAWLREKAAWMPFNPLGYCIGFGMNYHWVPFLIAWLIKLFVLRFGGLKLFRQTLPFFLGLVLGDYITGAVWSLVGLLTNLPPIRIFL